TTTTGCATTTTTTTGCATTGATTTGCTATTTTTTAGGCATTAAATGATTTTTATGGTAGatataattaaaatttgaactacacgtaTATTAAAACAATGCCTACAATTTGGAAGAAAGGTCATATTTAAATTCTTAAGTACCTTACATGGTAGTTGTAACTGAAGAGATGTATGGAAAATTCAAACTTTTTAGTCGGCAAAATTTTAAATCTTAGTTGCatttatttgttttattttatttttaaaagTTAAATAAATATGAAAGATGAAATTTTGCATGGCACCATGATACAACCTCAAGGGGTTGTGCTTAAAATTTCAGTCAGTTTCACAAAACTTTAGTTGTACATTGTCAAGAAATCGAAGCATCTCTGGGAAAGCATCATAGGTTTCAAAGTGAAATTATGAGGTTTGAAGTCAAGCTCACGATGGCTTCAGCATTTCAACATAAAATTTGTATTACAAGTTGATATTATACTATTATGTACTTATATACCTTGATTTTTTATTTTGTTATGTAATACACTTATATATTTTTTGAAATAGGGAGTTCAGGCACCATACAAAGTACGTACGTATAGAAAATATTGATCCTGAAGGCTTCTAAactttttaaaaataaaaaatacaaaTGTTAAAGTTCATGTCAAAATTAAGCATCGTTCTGCATTGGTTTGCTATTTTCAGGCATTAAAATGAATTTATAGGTATTGAAGGGTAATACATAATTAAAATTGGAACTACAAGTATATTTAAAAGTGCCTACAATTTAAAAGAGAAAACAAATCATATTTAAGTTTTGAAGTACCTTCGGAGATGTTATCCGATAAATGTATTaaataaaattcaaaaataaatttAAAACCGCCTTGAACAACACAATCCCCCACTGTGGGTGAGCATGGAGAGGTCCACCATATAAATAAGCGGCGAGCCACTTGACTGAAATATAATGGTACAATCAATGAAATATTATGAAACAAGATAAATTTTTAGAACAAACAAAGTAGCATGAATCTCAAAGCAACAACGGACGGTGGTTCTATGTACGGGATATTCCGTGCATGGTAGAAAAAACACTCAAGTTTTATGCATATTCTGGAGATTGCTACAATGCATGTCACATTTTGCATTCTGACAATGTATTCACGAGATCGCTCAACATATGCCATCGTAACATAAACGTTTGAACATGTTTAACTTATGAAAGGTAATCGGACAAATATACAAAAAAAATGCTAATTATATACTCCATGCAATGAGAAGAACAAAGACGGCAATAAAAGTAGTACATTCAATTCCTCATATTGGTTGTGAAGGCTAAACCAGGAGGCTAACTTCTTCAATCTTATTACAACTGCATGCGAGATTAACCTGAAACTTGAATACATGTCTTCTGCTGAGAATTATTAAATTTTTCTAGCATGCATATATTGAATTACATATTGTTCATTTCAGGGAAGGCTCCCAGGAATTAAAACCCATCGGCGAACTTGGACTTGAGAAGTTCCACGACCCCGGCCTCCACCCGAAGCGCCTTGGTGAGGACCGGCGTCGGGATGGGTGGGTTGGAGCCGAAGAGTGTCAATGGCACGAAGACGATACCGGGGTTCTGGCTGTTGAAGGAGACGACCATGGATGCCTCGGTCTTACCGACGTTGAACTGCAAGTGCATGAGGCCCCGTGGGATGAGGAACGTCTCTCCAGCGCGCACCACCCTCGAGTAAAGCTTGTTCCCGGAGTCGAGGCTGCCGAGGATTCCCACGAGGAGCTCACCTTTCATCACGATGCCGATCTCGGTGGCACGGGGGTGGATGTGCGGCGGGTTGGTGCCTCCCGGTGCGAAGTCCACGCGGTTCATCGACACGCCCAACGTGTTCATTCCAGGCCACTCAGCCACGTCAAGCTCCGTCACGGCCGAGCCGTTCGGGGTCGACGTTTTGCCAGCCTTGGCCAGCTTGGACGAGAAGAGGAAGTCATCGCCGGCCTTCGACATGGGCTTGCACGGATGCCCGTTCACCGAGGCCGCCTTGCCGTCGAGGTCGGCGACACAGAAGTCCTGGAGAGGGTTAGGGTCGGTAGCCAGGACGACTGGAGCTAGGAGCAGCGTGGCAAACAGGCCAGCCGCTAGGGTTTTGGAGTACCCCATTGCTTGCTATGCAAAGCTTAGCTAGGAGTGATCAGCTAGAGTTTGTTGATGGAGAGTGTCTTAGACACTGGTTGTTGCTGCTGCTAAGCTGTGGTGGATGACGGGATGAGTGAATGGTGAGGCATATGGAGTCCTTTATATAGGGGATCGCAATGGATGCATGGAGCTAATTAAGCTGTGCATGTGCATGTGCATGTCGTCACTGCATGCATGTGCAAATGGACACACGCGGCAAGGCAGAGAGTTTATTAAACATATATTACTTGCGTGGGTATGAGCTAGCTTGTGATGAAAATGGAGATGGGGGCAAGGTGAGAGTCAAGGCCACCGCCGGCTGCTAAGGAAATGGGACCAACGAAcagagacaaggaggaggtgtaTCTCAATGGAATATTGCTCTTGGAAACGGGTTCATAATATTCGTGCACACCTCTACGCGTCAATCATATGAAGTTCATGGCCGTGCTGATGGTGAAATGCGAAGGTCTTCATTCAACGGCGAAACAGATGAGATGTAAAACGAATAAGCTAGCCTAATTGGATGCACTGGAAATCACAATGTGCTTGCTTGTCTGCTCTCACCTTGGCATTCCTCATCAAACAAGTGAACACAGTGCATGCGAGGATTTCTGCgagtacgtacgtacgtacgtacgtacgtacgtagcCGTTTCGTTCTTCGTTGCGCTTGGGCGAGTGCGACGTGTGTTGCTATTTCAGCCGACCATGCTAATTGGTCTCGCCGAAGCAACGTGCAAGCTATTCTCCATCCGCAACGCAGCCGTTGGGTGGTCCGCCGGTTTATCTCTAGTTGTGTACGTTTACTAGCGTATAGCATGATCGATCGTCAGAAATGGGAAGCTTCTGGGCTCTGGCCGCGGCGTACCAACCCTGAACTGAACCTGTCTCCGGTCTCTCTCAAATAGTTCTCTTCTTGTTTTGATTCTCTTCTCGACCGATGACATGTTGCCAATAATAGCACGTTGGCACAGGGAAGGGATTCTTATTAGCTACGACTGAACGATCAGTGAGCAAATCAAGTGCAGATATTGGGCCCTGCCAGTCTCCTTGCACTTTAAATATTTGATTGGCCAAGAAGATGTGGCGCCAGCGAAACAATGAAAACATGATTGTCAGTAGCAATCAACGGAGGGCTGTTGCGAGCCAGACTTTCTGACCCTGATCCGTCCCTGTCTACAGTCTCTGGAGTAACCCCCAGTTACCGTCCCCTGTACCTGCATGGCCGTATGTCACCGACCCATCAGTCGTCATCGATCGAGGCCTTCCGCTTCTCCCCTTCCCGTGTCAACTCAGCTCAGAAGGAAAAACATTTCTACCGATTGTTGCTGCGAGCTGCGCTGCCTTTATAGCACCCAGAGCCACATTTTCAAATAACACaggtagaaaacagggctttagTTGGGACCTGCCCAGCCCATTAGTTCCGGTTCTGTCACGAATCGGGACCCATGGGAGCATACATCTCAATTTGTGCGCCCATGGGGCCGGCCGGGCCTCAGGaagcatttgtcccggttcgtgtggacccattggtcccggttcgtgcctagaaccgagATAGAAGGGGgtcttttagtcccggttccagccatgaaccgggaccaatgagttgcctatatataccccatcgccgcggcagagcactccacagagtgctctgttttttctggccggcgaggggagagctttgtggtgctctagctcacctcctatgcacatgaggtgttcgatgaaatgcccgagccacactagttaagctttctcctctcgaagctcgacctcgaagcttcattttccccgagatttgtctaggtttagcggtccgtcacgtcccgtccccgtcttcatcgccgtcgatcgcccgcgccgatctcgtcgccggcaccagcgtggtgagcctcttgttcttatcttctttctgaaagaaaaaaattcttactttagatagatacttgtctaattttcttatttttattatttcttgttattatatagtgcgatggttttggtatctgcccccgtcggccctcgtcctgtctatgattcggatgtggtatatattatcttttataactatttggttcatttgttgtttatgacaattatgccgaccaacgtgacatagattttatttatctaggaggtatgtgaaccggaaatttcaaccaacgctattgtcgagaggttaaatttagttgaagaagaaaacaactacttgaaggaaaaaataaaaaaattgagcgggagaagatgatattggagttgcatgttgcggatgtcgtcgatgatcacaagatcaagatggatgcaatgcgcttgaagattagaaagattagaaaatatgccattcatgccgaggcttggtatcattatgccgttggatcaattgttaccttggttgcgattatgatcgcatttgttgttgcattgaaatgttttacatagtgtcaatgtatggtttaattagatgctctggagagctatatgttgttcaatgtgaactatgtatgtactttggttttaatatgtgatgatgaacttctattaatttggtcacttatctatccatgatgttctgtaatggtttatgacacacttaattatatataatgcacgaaGATGAAccagcaatggatgtacggtgacagacacacctccgagtacattaagggcgtgcataattttctcgaagtggctgaggcaaacaagcagaatggttttatgtgctgtccatgccctagctgtgggaatacgaggtcttactctgactcgaaaatccttcacacccacctgctttataagggtttcatgccacactataatgtttggaccaagcacggagaaataggggttatgatggaagacaacgaagaagaagaggacgatgacaactatgtgccccctgaatacggtgatgctgcaattaacgagggaagctgctgaagattaagaggaaccagacgatgtgcccgatgatgatgatctccgccgggtcattgttgatgcaaggacatagtgcgaaagtcaaaaggagaagctgaagttcgatcgcatgttagaggatcacaaaaagggttgt
This genomic window from Aegilops tauschii subsp. strangulata cultivar AL8/78 chromosome 4, Aet v6.0, whole genome shotgun sequence contains:
- the LOC109742636 gene encoding oxalate oxidase 2, which gives rise to MGYSKTLAAGLFATLLLAPVVLATDPNPLQDFCVADLDGKAASVNGHPCKPMSKAGDDFLFSSKLAKAGKTSTPNGSAVTELDVAEWPGMNTLGVSMNRVDFAPGGTNPPHIHPRATEIGIVMKGELLVGILGSLDSGNKLYSRVVRAGETFLIPRGLMHLQFNVGKTEASMVVSFNSQNPGIVFVPLTLFGSNPPIPTPVLTKALRVEAGVVELLKSKFADGF